The DNA segment ACAACTTGAATATAGAAGACCATAAAATGCATGTTAGGCATGTCTTATAAACACTTAGGAAAGATGAGTTGTATTCTAATCCAGAAAATTGTCTTTGTCATAGaccatatagaattcctagggttcaTAGTCAGTTCCAAAGGGGTGCATGTGGATGAACAAAAGGTTGCACCagttcaaaattggcctacacccattAAGGACCTCTTAGCTTCTGTGAGCTCCCCAAAAGAAAAGCTTTTTTGGGAGATTGTGGCTTGGAAGATTCCCCTGAAGACATGTGAGCCATAATTTTTgcataaaagaaaacaacaattagtgaaaaagaTTAATAATCATCTTCTCACTTGTATCACTCAGTTGCGTAGAAAATAGGAGAAATAAGTAAAGCACTCAAGAAAAAATTTATCTTTCAACCAAAGGTCTATACTTGGGTTGCAAGCACTTCAAATGAAAGAGGACAAAGCCCTTACACTTGCTCACCATATATCCCACaacaaaactaatgaattttgaatgacaagcaagaaaagcttAAAATCAAGAAGGCTAAACCAAATTGGAAATAAGATAATGACAAAACTTTTAAGAAAACAAGCAAGAAAGGTACAAATGAAGACTCAAAGATAGTTacttaaacttttaactatgaagttTTAATATACTTAGAAATTGTAAAAGCAAGAAGGATGAAATTCCACAAATGTGCAAACAATTTGCCAATTAAAAATAATCCTCTTTTTAGTAATGTTGAACTTGAAAAAGTAAGTGAATTGCgcaaaaaattgtatttatttttgtccTTGTTTTTGGTTTATGGATTTAAGATCTCCATAATCTTGGCATGCATATCGTCATTCACTTCCAATTTTCGCAAAAATAGATTAGGATTCAATTTAAATGATCACTtgaattctttgtttggaaTTAAATCAACTTCTACTCAAACAAATTTCTAGTTGCTTTTAGATCTACAATTAGAAGCAAAATAACTAGaagcactacaaaaaaatcacttttaacgACCACTAAATTCGGTCGCTAAAAACTCTATAATTGGTCGCTAAACATATTTGCGAACGAAACGACCACcaaataaagataaaagcaaAAAGCCTAGTCGCAAAACATTTAGCGACCGAATTATAAAGTGGTCGCAAATTTGTAACCGAAATTTCGGTGGCTAAATCAGTCGCACAAAATTTGATCACCAAAATATAGTAACCAAATTAGTGACCACTATTTTCGGTGGCTGAAATAGAAGATGATAGCGACCACCATTTTCGGTCgctaagaaattaaaaaaaacttgtggTTATTAATTCGGTAACTAAATAGAGACTCTTATAGCGACTGATTTAATTTATGTGACTAAATGAAGACCCTTATAGCGACCAATTTTATTTCAGTGgctaaatatttcttttaattacaGCGACCGATTGTGTTCCAATCGCTAAGCAACTTTGTAGATATAGTAACCAAATCAGTTTCTGTTCCCGTCGGTTGACTTAACATCTTCGTGCGTTTCTGTTAGCTTCGCTTCCAAGAACCATTCGCTCCGACGTTCCCTTCCTCCGGTTGAATCACCTGAAAACAGAgaaacaaagggcgccctcgtggccatttgcactccgacggtcAAGTTAGTCTATGGGCAATGAACACAAAACTCTAACTCTGTGATCACTGTGTGTTCTCTCTCACTCTGTTGCTCTCTCAGAAATGCATAACTTGCACAAATGAAAGCATAGAGTGTTCTGTAGAAAATGTCGAAACGTACCTTGGTTAGGTTTGTTGTCAACCTTATATACCTTTGGTGTTATTGCCCTTCTGTTTAGCTGTGACTTAAGCATTCTGTAGGCGCGTCTTAGCGACTCTCACACTCAGACTTATGGTCATCCAGTGCGTAAGACAGCCTTGCCGAAGTGCAACTGGTACGGGGTGACTGCTTggatgccaactcatgcacccaatctCTAAGTCATCAGCCCTGTGAGTTCCCTACCTtactcacgtgccatgcatgcagatcacccgGGTTGTCTCTGTCCCAGTGGCTCTTTAATGGTGGTGCGTACTGTCGCGTCCCTACACCCCATGCACGGATCCCTCGTGAATTGGGCCTTTCCCTACTGGTAACTAGGGTGTGACTTGAAAACCATCTTTCTTTGTCTATCTTCACTGTTGACGCCCGGACGCCTGAGGACCGGACGGTACATAAGGCCCCCAATCTCGAGCTGTCaacttgttcagcgaagagactatgGCCTCGCCCTATCGACCTATGTGGCCAACCGTGATAGGACGTGCACAGTGCATTGAAGTGACACCTTCATGTTCATGCTGTAATCAATGCACACGTCGCTTTATCATGTGGCTGGGACTTAACGTCACTTGCGCTCCTCAAGTTTACGTTAAGCCTTTAAAAAACGCACGCTTTATGCACTGTTGCACCACTTGAAACCCTTCTTacactcttcatcttcttcctcaagCTCCCTGATTTCCTCCTACAAAAAACCGAAACATTCGCTCATCAACcgtcaaaggtatgatttttctccaTTGACTGCTCTTTATTTCTGATTTCGCGCATTAAAATTGCCTGGGTCTTTTTATATTTCATGTTTCGAATCTTCCTCTACATCTTCTTCGTTCCCCTGTTTCTGGGTTTTTCACGAGAGTAGGGTTTTCTGAGCGTTTTAGTTTCACACCATAGTTTTCCCCTTACTGAACCTTTGTTTCTTCCTTTCCTTGTTTTTCTTAGCTCTCTTTCATCATGGCGCGAACAAAAGTCACTGCCAACCCTCCTCCTCCTAGTATCAACTATAAGCCcatgtacccttgggcttctgATGACCTCCTCGCTGAAACCTCCTCCCTCACCCTCCCTTGCCGACTGGAGGGCACACTTGGATAGTGAACCCGGCTTTAAAGGTAGAGCGTTCGGGAGGGAATGTGATGCCTACATCTCCGTTCGCCCTTGTGCATAGGGTGAACCTGTTTGTGTAGATAACCGCGCCAACGATGGGGAGCCAGTCTTCTTCTTCTACCAAACAGTCTTTAAGCGCATTAGGCAGCGCCTCCCTTTCAAtagctttgagagggagcttttAACTGAGATCAACGTTGCCCCGGTtcagctgcatcccaacagttgggccttcaTCAGGGCCTTTTCCATCCTCTGCAACTTCTTCGGCCATGCCCCCTCAATAGATGTCTTCATCAAGGCCAAAAACCCGAGGAAGAACCTCTAGGTTAGCTTCAACAGGATAACTGGGAGAGTCATCCTCActattccagcaatcctacaaaggatttaaagggaaattctttagggtgtgctgTTCTGAGCACGacctgatgagaatcaaataaaggaggcttttattaatgaaggaagaggacatccaccctcacatttgaagttcttccttctagtcttctcaaaattaaaagaagacataaaataaagatgaggcccgagcccaaagcccaagcccaagcccaagaaggccaaaggccaacaagcccaagtccatcccatgagggggcaaggccaagcattaaataaaagagcatcatttgaattactcttaggaggtgtggatattaaataaagaagtgtgaaaatgtaaaataaagtcacattatccatgtgatttaggagagtaggtgtaggtgtagtttttaggaggtgtcatagtagaaaaaggtcacacctcccatgtgacttgtttttggtgggaatttcaaatgagttttatttgaattttcccatgtattttccagcaccctcacactataaatagaggtgtgggctcttgtaaaattcagatttgaattttgattagagaaactatactcaatttttgagagagcattggagagctttgtgccttcactagtcttatcttgagagttcaatggttacctcaagtggcggcttgcacacttatcttggagtctccatcctcctagtggcgtgatcatccaaccattcctccatcttcatgagctttctcttctccttccttccttctctttcaattgttcatgtcttAGATTGATTCTCTTGAATTTTCTGTTCTGCATTTCCTTTTCTTATGTGTTTAGCTTCGGTTATGTTGCTTCCTTGCTGTTCTACaatgtttcttcttcatttctagtctttatgttcggttcaattcAGTTCTATgccattttgttcggtgcaattgcttttccttccattttaatcggttcaatttgacaataattggaacttccatatgagtttgtgttttggtactagttttggtgagttcttgttcatagaaccttgatccaattctatgataaagtgcctatctcataaccaactcaagatgattcctaagaatgtcaagaatcattcaaagtgtgctagtggaatcatatcacgaCCATACTGCCCTTGACGGATTTCCACTATACTGGGTGGAAAAGCTCAAACTCAAGAAGGCCAAGACCTTGGATGAGCTCTCTTCAGCTGAGCACAGGGTATGCCAAGTTTTGGCCAGCCTGGGGGTGATCTTCAACACTACAGAACTTATAAAAAACGAATATAACCCGATTGGGCTTGCTAGTTACATTGGTATAGGAATCTTCTCTTGTTCTTCCTTATACTCCTCTCTATTTATGGCTCTTCTGTATCTATTAACCTACACTTGTACTGATTTTCTGATTCTTCTTGTTTACTTGGTTCTTACCTCTTCCTCTTTGGTGCAGGCATGGTGCTGAACATAGAGAAAAGGGCGAGGCTGGCTGAGGTCTTGTCCACTCGCGATGACGCAACTGCTAAGGCAGGCGCCTCTGCACGCCCTGTCTCACCTGCCTCCCCAACTGCTCCTTTTGCACCTTCCATTCAAACCACTCCTACCCCTGCTTCGCCACAAGCGACTCCTGCCCCCGCTTCTCCACAAGATACGTCTACCCCTACTTCTCCAGTTCCTATTGCGGTCGTTCCTCTGGCAACGGTCAGGGCTTCTCCACCTCCAACCCCCCTAGAGAGCAACAAAGGGGTGGTGCTCATCGCTTCAGATGATGATGAGGACACCATGGAGGGCCCTGCCTTCAAGAGGCGGAAAACCACAATGGTAGCCACCTCCCATTCTTCTTCTGCCAGGCGCCCTGCCTCACTCAGGGACAACCCTCCTAGCGCCTCCTCACCTCCAAACCTTCTTGCACTCGAGGATGGGGCCAAGAGTGTTCCTGAGCCAGCTCCTACCCCTTAGCTTCCCATGGTCCTCCAGCAGATCCTGAGAGGTTAGCAAAATGGGGTCATGGGAGCTCTACTGAAGAGGCACTGCAAGAGAGCATGGCCCTCAGCCTCGGGGAATTCTTCGCTCGTGCCAACTCTTCTTCCCACAAGGTTGAGCTAAAGACTAAGGAGCAACAGGCCCTGGCAGATGAACTGGCACGAGTAAAAGAGCAACTAGCCAACCAAGCCCAAAGCTTCTTCATTCGGGAAACTGCACTGACCCACGAGCTAGGCGTTCTTTGAAAGGCTGAGCTGGAGGCCAACAAGAGGCTCCATGACGAAGGCCAGAAGTACACCACCTTACTTAGCAAAGTCGTGGCACTACATGCTGAGGTGGTGGGACTCAAAGAAGAAGTTGCGGCCAACAAAGCTAAAATGGCCAGCCTCGAGGAGCGCTCCGTTACTCGGGAGGTGCATCTGGGTAAGGTTCAAGCTGAGCTCGCTAAGAAAACTGAAGCCCTTGAGAAAATCAAGGAAGAACTTACTGAGCAAGCTGAAACCCTTGAGAAGACCAAGGAGGAGTTTACAGAGAAGACTGCGGCCCTTGTGAAAGCCAAGGAGGAGATGATTGCTCAAGCTGAGAACTTCGAGAAGGCCAAGGCTGAACTCCTCGATGATGATGTTGATGCCTACGTCGCCGGGTTTGAAGATGCCCTGGTTCAGGTTGTTTGCAAACATCCTGAGATGGACACTTCACCTTTCGCAACGGCAAACCACATCGTTGACGGACAAATCGTGCCAAGGCGTCCTCAGAAGGGCAATGCTTAGACCTTAGGCTTTACACTTGTACTCTTAAGAACATTTATGATCTTGAATGTAACTTGCATCCTAATTTAGATGCTTTACTCATCTCCGTTTGTGCCTTTACTTGCCTTTTTTACTAACAGCGCTCTGATGCTAACTTCATACGATGTTCTTAAGATTCTCTAAAACTTTGAACTTTAGGTAGCACGCCTTCTCACCCTCTTCCTTTAACTTGCTTAACTACTTGTGAAGGCAGCAAGCATGCGTGGACCTTCGACCGCCCTTATCTTCACTTCTTGCTTTGGACAAGGAACTTCTTTGAAGTCTTGAGGTGTCTACCCTCGAGGCGCGTCTCTGGCCTCATCCAGAAGGGTGTACTTGGCAGaatttctttttatcttcttgCCCTCCTCGGGCTCCAATGGGAGTATCCCATTAGCCAGGTACCGTCTGTAGGGCATCATCCATGTGTCCCCTTCTTCAACTACACATACCTACATAGGATCCCCTTCTCCCACCGAGGCCGGATAAGCACTTACACTGGCGTCCTCAGCGTTTCCTGAGTCAACGACCGGTGATTCCTCGCCTTTTCCCTACCCATACTGATTTGATGAACGCCCACCATGTTATCAGCGACAAATGTCCGTGGTGTTTTGAGGGTCTCCTgtatcaccgtcctctgccttttccccttgcccgaactggccaACTTGGCGAGTAGGTCAGCAcaggcattctgctcccttgggacgtgCACCAGCTCAAACACCGCGAACGCGTTCCTCAAGACTTGAACGTACCCCAGGTATGCGGCCATTTGTGGGTCCTTGGCCTGGTACTCCCCGGTGACTTGACCCGTAACTAGCTGGGAATCACTCTTTACCAGTAGACTACGtgcccccatctccttggccaggagcatcccAGCTGCTATGAGGGCTTCATACTCtgcctggttgttgcttgccttgaaagcaaacctcagggcctgctcaatcaacaGCCCGTTCGGCCCTTCCAAGATTACACCCGCTCCACTCCCCTGTTGATTGGAagacccatccactgagagcacccaTCTAAAACTGAACTCCTCTTCTGGTTGCGCCCCTCCTAGGGAGAGTTCTactacaaaatctgcgtacacctggcCTTTGATGGGGCGTTGGGGCTCATAATGAACGTCAAACTCCGAgagctccactgcccagcgcaccattcttcctgctACGACCGGCTTATGCAGCACCTTCTGGATAGGTAAGTccgtcattaccaccaccgtaaagctctAAAAGTAATGACGAAGCCTCCTGGCTGAGAACACCATGGCCAGGGCAGCCTTCTTtagggcctggtacctcacTTCTGGCCCTTGCAGTACCTTGCTTACAAAGTATATTGGTTTCTGCGTCTGGTCCTGCTTCTAAACGAGGACTGAGCTGATCGCTCGCTCCGTTACGGCAAAATACAGCCGGAGCGGCACGCCCAACTGTGGCTTGCACAGCACGGGAGGAGCGGGCAGATACTCCTTTAACTTGACGAACCTCACACTCTGTAGTCCACACGAACCGGATGTTTCTCCTCAAACACTGGAAATAAGGGTGGCCCTTGtcccctccagcagatacaaatCTGGACAGGGCAGCCATCCGCCTcgtcagctgctgcacctcctttaccgaggCAGGGCTCCTCATGGCAAGGATCGTCGCACACTTTTCTGGGTTTTcctctatcccacgctcggtGAGTAGGAAACCCAAAAAATTCCCTACCTCGACCCCGAACACGCACTTTTCGGGGTTCAACTTCAAGCGGTACTTCGCTATTGTGgcaaatagctcttccagatcagttACGTGCTGGACcctctcctgcgaggtcaccaccatatcatctacgtaggcGTGGACGTTTCTCCCTaacatgggtgcaaggaccttgtccatcagcctctggtaggtggctcCTGCATTCTTTAGACCGAACCGCATCACTATATAACAATAACAGGACGTCTCGGTCATAAACGCTGTTTTACACTCGTCTCtagggtgcatcttgatctgattataccttGAGAACGCGTCCAGGAAACTGAGCATCCTACAACCCGAGGCGTTGTCCACCAAGGCGTCAATACTTGGTAGGGGGTATGAGTCCTTTGGGGATGCCTTGTTAAGGTCAGTGAATtctacgcacatcctccacttcccattggcCTTCTTCACTAAGACCATGTTCGcaaaccactcagggtattgaatttccctgatgtggccagcgttCAAAAACTTCTTCGTCTCTTCCTGAACGACCAAACACCTCTCTTCGTTGAGCTTCCTTCTTCTATGGCAAACGGGCCTCACCTTAGGATCCATAGTGAGGCGGTGACACAAGAAGTTCGAGTCTATtcctggcatgtccgaggcggaccatgcgaaagcgtCTAGATGACACGCTATCACCCTAGCCACCTGGTCTTGCTCCGTTTGGTCCAATGACTTACCCAGTTTAAACATCTTGCCACCAATATGCCTTTCCACCACGTTCCCAACTGGCTCGGGTCGCCTCTCCCGAGCGCTTTCCGCACGAGCAACTCCTGCGCGGTCATCTTTGATAGGCGAGCGCTCCACCACCATGAACACCCCTCTCTTGGCTTTGAGACTGTTCTTATAGCATCTCTAAGCCTCCTGTTGGTCGGACTTGATCACTATCACCTTCCCACTCAAgtctggcaacttcatcttcatgtggcgtgtcgACGTCACTAGCTTTAACTTGTTCAGAGCTAGTCTCCCAACAAGACATTATAGGCCGAGTGTGCATTAACCACTAGGTACCTTATATTCTATGTGCGGGAGGCAAAGCCATCTGTAAATGTGGTCTTCAACTCCAAATACCCCGCACTTCCACCTCCAGCAAACCCGTACAAACACCCTGTGTAAGGTCTGAGCTGGTTAGGATGTtaaaccaagtgtgttcaagctttgaagaatccaaaccctttgaaggttgatgaaaggttggatgtgcttgttgttgctgagctgtcttttagttaggatctggggtagattttatgtataatccactcttgattgaatccaaagcataagcactctcaatccttttaaaagaaaagtgtttttcaaactaagtgaaaaacaacctgttgttttgtcgaaacaaccgattgttttatacttaggagtttttagaaaggatga comes from the Phaseolus vulgaris cultivar G19833 chromosome 8, P. vulgaris v2.0, whole genome shotgun sequence genome and includes:
- the LOC137825032 gene encoding lysine-rich arabinogalactan protein 18-like translates to MVLNIEKRARLAEVLSTRDDATAKAGASARPVSPASPTAPFAPSIQTTPTPASPQATPAPASPQDTSTPTSPVPIAVVPLATVRASPPPTPLESNKGVVLIASDDDEDTMEGPAFKRRKTTMVATSHSSSARRPASLRDNPPSASSPPNLLALEDGAKSVPEPAPTP
- the LOC137825033 gene encoding uncharacterized protein, with the translated sequence MVRWAVELSEFDVHYEPQRPIKGQVYADFVVELSLGGAQPEEEFSFRWVLSVDGSSNQQGSGAGVILEGPNGLLIEQALRFAFKASNNQAEYEALIAAGMLLAKEMGARSLLVKSDSQLVTGQVTGEYQAKDPQMAAYLGYVQVLRNAFAVFELVHVPREQNACADLLAKLASSGKGKRQRTVIQETLKTPRTFVADNMVGVHQISMGREKARNHRSLTQETLRTPV